The stretch of DNA TGCCGGGGGCGATAGCGGAAACGAAGGTAGCCCAGATGGGGATACCGAAGATTCGTTCGTCTTTCGACTCACCCGCGACGAGTTTCTCGATCTGTTCTTCGAAGAGCTACAACTGCCGAACCTTGCCAAGAAGAAACTCAAGTCGATGACGACCCATTCACGCTCGAGAGCGGGATACTCGTCCGACGGATCGCCCCAGCAACTCAATAAACAACAAACCTTAAGGAAAAGCCTTGCTCGTCGCATCGCACTGCGGCGACCTCATTTGGCTGAACTTCAATCGCTTGAAAAGCAGTTGGAAGAAGCAATCGAAAACGATCAGCAAGACGAGGCGGTATTGCTTCGGCAGCGCATTGCGGTCATGAAAAATCGCATGCAGGTGGTGCCGTTCCTCGATACCATCGACTTGCGTTTCAATCACTTTCAATCCCTCCCCAAACCGACCACGCAAGCGGTCATGTTTTGCTTGATGGATACCTCGGCTTCGATGACCGAGGACCTCAAACATTTGGCAAAGCAATTTTACATGTTGCTTCATTTGTTCCTAACACGTCACTACCACGCTGTTGAAATCGTTTTCATACGGCATACGTATCGTGCGTCCGAAGTGGACGAAGAAACCTTCTTCTACGGCAACGAAAGTGGTGGCACCGTCGTTTCGTCGGCACTTGAAGAAATGTCTCGCATTGTCCAGCAACGATATCCGGTTGAGGACTGGAACATTTACGCCGCCCAGGCTTCTGATGGACACAATTTCGATCACGACATGCCTCAGACGATGGCGTTGTTGACCCAAACGATTCTGCCAATGTGCCAGTACTATGCTTACATCGAAGTGATCGAAGGGGACTACTTTGGCGTGTCCTCTCTATGGAAAGCCTACGAACCGCTAGCCGCGGCCCATCCTCAGTTCGCGGTTGCTCGTGTCACCGAGGCCTCTGATATCTATCCGGTCTTTCATCAACTGTTTGCCAAAGAACGTCGAAGTGCTTCATGAGTGTTACTCCTAACGCTACCTCGACCACCTCTGGTTTGCTTTACACAGGTTCCGATTGGAACTTTGACTTGCTCGCCAAGGTGCACGATGCGGTGGAAGAAATCGCCGTTGGTGAAATGGGGCTCAATGTCTACCCCAATCAAATCGAAGTTATCACCAGCGAACAAATGCTCGACGCGTATGCGTCGATTGGAATGCCGATCATGTATCCGCATTGGTCGTACGGTAAGCATTATGCCCGCGAGGAACTCTTGTATCGCAAAGGCGCTAGGGCGCTCGCTTACGAATTGGTGATCAATTCGAATCCCTGCGTCAGTTATGTGATGGAAGAGAACACGATGACGATGCAGACGCTGGTGATTGCTCATGCAGCGTTTGGGCATAACCACTTCTTCAAGAACAACCACCTATTTCGGCAATGGACACGCGCTGACCGCGTTCTCGACGACTTGAGCTACGCGAAGCACTTCATCGCTTCCTGCGAAGAGAAACATGGCGTTATGGCGGTGGAAAGCCTATTGGATTCAGCACACGCTTTGATGAATTGTGGAATTAGCAAATATGCTGCTCCCACTAAAACGAATAAGCAGCGTGAACTCAAGGCGAAGGAACGGCACGAATACGAAGAAGCTAACTTTAGCGATTTGTGGCGCACGCTACCTCAAAGAACCAACAACAAGTTTGCGCCTTCGCGATCGACGCACCCAAGTTCGACTGGCGAAGGCTCCTTGCCCGCCTGCGATCTGCCAGAAGAAAACGTGCTGCGTTTTTTAGCCAACCATGCTCCCAAGCTAAAAGACTGGCAGCGTGAAATCCTTGTGATCGTCAGCAAGAACGCTCAGTACTTTTATCCGCAACGTCAAACAAAACTAATGAATGAAGGTTGTGCCACTTACGTGCACTACCAAATCATGAACCGGCTTCACGATCATGGGAAGATCGATGACGGTGCCATGTTAGAATTCCTGCACTCTCACTCTTCCGTCGTGGCCCAACCCGATTTCGATGATCGACGATTCGGTGGCATCAATCCATACGCACTTGGGTTTGCGATGATGCGAGACATCGAGCGAATTTGCGTCGACCCCGACAACGAAGATCGACACTGGTTCCCGGATATTGCCGGTTGCGGCCGCCCGATGGATGTTCTCAAAGAACTCTGGGCCGAGTACCGCGACGAGAGCTTTGTGTTGCAGTTCTTGAGCCCTCGATTGATTCGCGAAATGCACTTGTTCAGCGTCAGCGACGACAGCAGAATCCCGTACTTGTCTGTCGAAGCCATTCACGACGAGTCCGGTTACCGACAAATTCGCCGCAGCCTTGCTTCGCAATATGATCTTTCTCGACAAGAGCCTGAAATTGAGATTGTTGAAGCGGATCTATCAGGCAATCGACGTCTATCCCTCGTTCATCGAGTCCGAAAAAATCGGTTGTTGGCAAAAGAGGACTGCAACCGGGTGCTCTGCCATCTCGCCAATTTGTGGGGCTACGGGGTTCGTCTTAGCGAGGTGAATGAAGAGGGCGAAACTCTTGAGCGACATGAAGTCGTATCCATGTCGATGGGATACCGCTAAGGGTACGTCAATCATTCGGTCGTACTACATTAATCGCAGACGTTCCCGCTAAAGGTTAACTCACCAGCAACCTACGCTGCAGTAAACTATGCAACATTGTCGTGACATCGGCGCTCGGCAGCTCACGCGGCAACTCACTGCGTGGCGGAGCGACCGACTCGAGGTTTTCGTTTTGCCACTGCTGAAGCTCGTGAGCTAGCTGCGAGATATTGCGAGTGCCATCAAGTAGGCTCAATAAGTGCCGTTGAGCATTGCTCAAACCCTGACAATTTTGATGCCACTGATTTACCACAAGCATATTTCGTTTCGCCGAGTGTCGTACCAACCGGTTGGCCATTGGCTTTTCCGAAACCTCAGCGGCAATGATCGGAGGACGAATGAAAGCCTCAATTACGCCAGCGCCAAACAGAGCTAGCATACTTCGCGACATTGCCTCGATTCCTGCGGATGGCGAAGGAAGAGCAATATGCGGTGCTGTCTTTACGAGTGTTTCAACCGCGAACTCATACAAGGCTTTCACTGTCGCAGTTCGAGGCCATT from Rubripirellula amarantea encodes:
- a CDS encoding SpoVR family protein, with product MSVTPNATSTTSGLLYTGSDWNFDLLAKVHDAVEEIAVGEMGLNVYPNQIEVITSEQMLDAYASIGMPIMYPHWSYGKHYAREELLYRKGARALAYELVINSNPCVSYVMEENTMTMQTLVIAHAAFGHNHFFKNNHLFRQWTRADRVLDDLSYAKHFIASCEEKHGVMAVESLLDSAHALMNCGISKYAAPTKTNKQRELKAKERHEYEEANFSDLWRTLPQRTNNKFAPSRSTHPSSTGEGSLPACDLPEENVLRFLANHAPKLKDWQREILVIVSKNAQYFYPQRQTKLMNEGCATYVHYQIMNRLHDHGKIDDGAMLEFLHSHSSVVAQPDFDDRRFGGINPYALGFAMMRDIERICVDPDNEDRHWFPDIAGCGRPMDVLKELWAEYRDESFVLQFLSPRLIREMHLFSVSDDSRIPYLSVEAIHDESGYRQIRRSLASQYDLSRQEPEIEIVEADLSGNRRLSLVHRVRKNRLLAKEDCNRVLCHLANLWGYGVRLSEVNEEGETLERHEVVSMSMGYR
- a CDS encoding YeaH/YhbH family protein, which translates into the protein MHFIDRRTNPKSKNLGNRARFMRRVKSHVRNAVREAIKNHRVADLQRGLDGGEQVVVNTHDIREPSFEYESSKGNREHVLPGNKGYQRGDRIRKPRAGGDSGNEGSPDGDTEDSFVFRLTRDEFLDLFFEELQLPNLAKKKLKSMTTHSRSRAGYSSDGSPQQLNKQQTLRKSLARRIALRRPHLAELQSLEKQLEEAIENDQQDEAVLLRQRIAVMKNRMQVVPFLDTIDLRFNHFQSLPKPTTQAVMFCLMDTSASMTEDLKHLAKQFYMLLHLFLTRHYHAVEIVFIRHTYRASEVDEETFFYGNESGGTVVSSALEEMSRIVQQRYPVEDWNIYAAQASDGHNFDHDMPQTMALLTQTILPMCQYYAYIEVIEGDYFGVSSLWKAYEPLAAAHPQFAVARVTEASDIYPVFHQLFAKERRSAS